The following are from one region of the Mustela lutreola isolate mMusLut2 chromosome 7, mMusLut2.pri, whole genome shotgun sequence genome:
- the LOC131837131 gene encoding olfactory receptor 4K13, translated as MERANHSVVSEFILLGLSKSQNLQILFFLGFSVVYAGIVLGNLLILVTVIFDSRLHTPMYFLLINLSCIDMILASFATPKMIVDFLRKQKTISWWGCYSQMFFMHLLGGSEMMLLVAMAIDRYVAICKPLHYLTIMSPRVLVWLLLSSYTVGFVHSSSQMAFMLNLPFCGPNVVDSFFCDLPLVIKLACKDTYLLQLLVIADSGLLSLVCFLLLLVSYGIIIYSVRHRAAGSSAKAFSTLSAHITVVTLFFAPCVFIYVWPFSRYSVDKILSVFYTIFTPLLNPIIYTLRNQEVKAAIKKIRTRHINVKHTL; from the coding sequence ATGGAAAGGGCAAACCATTCAGTGGTGTCCGAGTTCATTTTGTTGGGACTTTCTAAATCACAGAATCTTCAGATTCTATTCTTCCTAGGATTCTCTGTGGTCTATGCAGGTATTGTGTTAGGAAACCTCCTCATCTTGGTCACTGTGATCTTTGACTCACGCCTTCACACACCAATGTATTTTCTGCTTATCAATCTCTCTTGTATTGATATGATCCTAGCTTCTTTTGCTACCCCTAAGATGATTGTGGATTTCCTCCGAAAACAGAAGACCATCTCTTGGTGGGGATGTTACTCTCAGATGTTCTTCATGCACCTCTTAGGGGGGAGTGAGATGATGTTGCTTGTAGCCATGGCAATAGACAGGTACGTGGCCATATGCAAACCCCTCCATTACCTGACCATCATGAGCCCACGAGTGCTTGTTTGGCTGCTGTTATCCTCCTATACAGTTGGATTTGTGCATTCATCTAGTCAGATGGCTTTCATGCTAAATTTGCCCTTCTGTGGTCCCAATGTGGTGGACAGCTTTTTCTGTGACCTTCCCCTTGTGATCAAACTTGCCTGCAAGGACACCTATCTGCTACAACTGCTGGTTATTGCTGATagtggcctcctgtccctggtctgctttctcctcttgctTGTCTCCTATGGGATCATCATATACTCAGTCAGGCACCGTGCTGCCGGTAGTTCAGCCAAGGCCTTCTCCACTCTGTCAGCACACATCACAGTTGTCACTCTCTTCTTTGCCCCATGTGTCTTTATCTATGTATGGCCCTTCAGCAGATACTCTGTCGATAAAATTCTCTCTGTGTTTTATACAATTTTCACACCTCTCTTAAATCCTATTATTTATACATTAAGGAATCAAGAAGTAAAAGCAGCCATAAAGAAGATAAGGACACGACATATAAATGTGAAACACACTTTGTAG